In Streptomyces camelliae, the sequence CGGAGGGCATCCGCATCCCGGCCCCGGCCCGCACGGTCGCACTCCAGCAGGGGGCCGTGGTGATTCCGCAGCAGCGCAGCGGGGAGGACGTGATCCCGGGAGCCGTGGAGTAGTACGCACGTTCGAAATGACGGGAGTGCCCCGGCCGGCGGGGCCGGACGACGGGAAAACGGCGGGCCACTCCCGGACCCCTGTCGAGCCTGCCCCGATCACGAGATATCTTGATGTCGAGCAATGTTGCAGACGTGGAGCGGAGCACCCGGTGACTGACTCGACCATCATCTACACCTACACAGACGAGGCCCCGGCCCTGGCGACGCATTCGTTCCTGCCGGTGATCCAGGCGTACGCCTCGCAGGCCGGTGTGCCGGTCACGACGCGCGACATCTCGCTGGCCGGGCGCATCATCGCCCACTTCCCGGAGTACCTGAACGAGGACCAGCGCATCCCGGACGCGCTGGCCGAACTGGGCGACCTGGCCAAGACGCCCGAGGCCAACATCGTCAAGCTGCCGAACATCTCGGCGTCCATCCCGCAGCTGCGCGCCGCCGTCGCCGAGCTCCAGGGCAAGGGCTACGCGCTGCCGGACTACCCGGACGACCCGAAGACCGACGAGGAGCGCGAGATCCGCGCCCGCTACGACAAGGTCAAGGGCTCCGCCGTCAACCCGGTGCTGCGTGAGGGCAACTCCGACCGCCGCGCCCCGGCCTCGGTGAAGAACTACGCCAAGACCCACCCGCACCGCATGGGCGCCTGGAGCTCCGACTCCAAGACCGAGGTGGCCACCATGGGTGTGGACGACTTCCGCTCCACGGAGAAGTCCGTGGTGATCTCCGAGGCGGGTGCGCTGCGCATCGAGCTCAAGGGTGACGACGGCTCGACCACCGTGCTGCGCGAGTCCGTCCCGGTCCTTGAGGGCGAGGTCGTCGACGCCTCCGTGCTGCGCGTCGCCGCGCTGCGCGAGTTCCTGACCGCGCAGGTCGCCCGCGCCAAGCAGGAGGGCGTCCTGTTCTCCGTGCACCTGAAGGCCACGATGATGAAGGTCTCCGACCCGATCATCTTCGGTCACGTGGTGCGCTCCTTCTTCCCGAAGACGTTCGCGAAGTACGGCGAGACGTTCGCCGCCGCCGGTCTGACCCCGAACGACGGTCTGGGCGGCATCCTCAAGGGCATCGAGGCCCTGCCCGAGGGCGCCGAGATCAAGGCCTCCTTCGACGCCGAGCTGGCCGAGGGCCCCGCGCTGGCCATGGTCGACTCCGACAAGGGCATCACCAACCTGCACGTCCCCTCCGACGTGATCGTGGACGCCTCGATGCCGGCCATGATCCGCACCTCCGGCCACATGTGGGGCCCGGACGGCCAGGAGGCGGACACCCTCGCGGTGCTGCCGGACTCCTCCTACGCCGGTGTCTACCAGGCCGTGATCGAGGACTGCCGCGCCCACGGCGCCTACGACCCCTCGACCATGGGCTCCGTCCCGAACGTCGGCCTCATGGCGCAGAAGGCCGAGGAGTACGGCAGCCACGACAAGACCTTCGAGATCCCGGTCACCGGCACCGTCCGCCTGGTCGACCAGGCCGGCAACGCCGTCCTGGAGCAGACCGTCTCGGCCGGCGACATCTTCCGCGCCTGCCAGACCAAGGACGCCCCGATCCGCGACTGGGTCAAGCTGGCCGTCACCCGCGCCCGCGCCACCGGCGACCCGGCCGTGTTCTGGCTGGACGAGGACCGCGCCCACGACGCCCAGCTGATCGCCAAGGTCAAGCAGTACCTGCCGGAGCACGACACCGAGGGCCTGGACATCAGGATCCTGCCCCCGGTCGAGGCCACCAAGCTGTCGGTGGAGCGCATCCGCCGCGGCGAGAACACCATCTCGGTCACCGGCAACGTGCTGCGTGACTACCTGACCGACCTGTTCCCGATCCTGGAGCTGGGCACCAGCGCCAAGATGCTGTCGGTCGTCCCGCTGATGGCGGGCGGCGGCCTGTTCGAGACGGGCGCCGGCGGCTCCGCGCCGAAGCACGTCCAGCAGCTGGTCAAGGAGAACTACCTGCGCTGGGACTCCCTCGGTGAGTTCTTCGCCCTGGTGCCGTCCTTCGAGCAGTACGCCGAGGCCACCGGCAACGCCCGCGCCAAGGTCCTCGCCGACACCCTCGACCGCGCCACGGCGACCTTCCTCAACGAGGACAAGTCCCCGACCCGTCGCGTCGGCGGCATCGACAACCGCGGCAGCCACTTCTACCTGTCCCTGTACTGGGCGCAGGAGCTGGCCCGGCAGACCGACGACGCCGACCTGGCCAAGGCGTTCGCGCCGCTGGCCGAGTCCCTCGCGGTCGACGAGCAGAAGATCGTGGACGAGCTGATCGCGGTCCAGGGCAAGCCGGCCGACATCGGCGGCTACTACCAGGTCGACAAGGCCAAGGCGGACGCCGTCATGCGCCCGTCGGCCACCTGGAACGCGGCGCTCGCGTCCCTGAGCTAAGCAAGTCGGGCAAACTCGACTGGGTTGGGTCGCGCCCCAAAGGGGCGCGGGGAACTGCGCGACCAGCCACGATGGAGCCGCAGACGACCGACTACACATCGCGGCACTTCCAGCGGAGTGCTTAGTCGCCACGGCGCCCGAGCCGACCCCCTGACTCCGCCCCGGCCGGTACCTCCCGGCCGGGGCGGAGCCGTGTGCGGGTTCACGGAATCCGGTCGCCCGTGTTGCCGGACATTGCGCCGGCATGTCGTCCGTGACGTCCTCATGTCACGTTCCGCGCACGCCTGTCGGGCCCTGCCCCGCCGTGCTTCCCTCGTGCCACGTCCCGCCGCTCTCCCCCGCACGAGGAGCACCATGAGCACGCAGCCCGACACGTCGGCCTGGTCCTTCGAGACGAAGCAGATCCACGCCGGAGCCGCCCCCGACCCGGCGACCGGCGCCCGGGCGACACCGGTGTACCAGACCACGTCCTTCGTCTTCCGCGACACGCGACACGCGGCCGACCTGTTCTCGCTGGCCGAGCCCGGCAACATCTACACCCGGATCCACAACCCCACCACGGACGTGTTCGAGCAGCGGATCGCCGCGCTGGAGGGCGGGGTCGGCGCGGTCGCGCTCGCCTCGGGGCAGGCGGCCGAGACCCTGGCGATCCTGACGCTGGCCGGCGCCGGGGACCACATCGTCTCCAGCACCTCGCTGTACGGCGGCACGTACAACCTCTTCCGGCACACCCTGCCCAAGTTCGGCATCGAGGTGTCCTTCGTGGACGACCCGGACGACCCCGACGCCTGGCGGGCGGCGATCCGGCCGACCACCAAGGCGCTGTTCGCCGAGTCGCTCGGCAACCCGCGCGGCAATGTGCTGGACATCCGTGCGGTCGCCGACGTGGCCCACGCGGCCGGGGTCCCGCTGATCGTGGACAACACCGTGCCGACCCCGTATCTGCTGCGGCCGATCGAGCACGGCGCCGACATCGTGGTGCACTCGGCGACCAAGTTCCTGGGCGGGCACGGCACCGCCATCGCCGGTGTCGTGGTGGACGGCGGCACCTTCGACTTCGGCGCGCACGCCGACCGCTTCCCGGACTTCTCCGAGCCCGACCCGAGCTACCACGGTCTGCGCTACTGGCCGGCGCTCGGCCCGGGCGCGTTCGCGGTCAAGCTGCGCGTGCAGCTGCTGCGCGACCTCGGCCCGGCGCTCTCCCCGCACTCGGCGTTCCTGCTGCTCCAAGGCGTGGAGACGCTGAGCCTGCGGCTGGAGCGGCACACCGCCAACGCACAGGCCCTCGCGGAGTGGCTGGAGCAACGCGACGAAGTGTCGGTCGTCCACTATCCGGGCCTGGAGTCCAGCACGTGGTACGACGCCGGGCAGAAGTACCTGCCGCGCGGGGCCGGTGCCGTGATCTCCTTCGAGCTGCGCGGCGGGGTCGAGGCGGGCAAGCGGTTCGTCGACGCCGTCGAGCTGTTCAGCCATCTCGCCAACATCGGTGACGTGCGCAGCCTGATCATCCATCCGGCGTCCACCACGCACAGCCAGCTCACCGAGGAGCAGCTCGCGGCGACCGGCACCGCTCCGGGCCTGGTGCGGCTGTCGGTCGGCATCGAGAACCTGGCCGACCTCAAGGCGGACCTGGAGGCCGGCTTCCGCGCGGCCAAGGGCACGTCCTGAGCACGCGGATGACCGAGAGCGGGGCGCCGGTCACCGGTGCCTGGCGCGAGGGGGATCCGCCGGGCCACCGGCAGTGGTGGACGGCCGAGAAGCCGCTCCCGCTGGAGGCGGGCGGTGAACTCCCGGGTGTGCGGCTGGCGTTCGAGACATGGGGGCGGATCGCGCCGGACGCGTCCAACGCGGTGCTGGTCCTCCACGCGCTGACCGGCGACAGCCACGCCTCGGGCCCCGCCGGCCCGGGCCACCCCTCCCCCGGCTGGTGGGCGGGGCTGGTGGGCCCGGGTCTGGCCCTGGACACCGACCGCTGGTTCGTGGTGGCGCCCAATGTGCTGGGCGGCTGCCAGGGCAGCACCGGCCCCGCCTCCCCGCGTCCGGACGGCCGCCGGGCCTGGGGCGGTGCCTTCCCGTTCCTCACCCAGCGCGACCAGGTGGCGGCGGAGGCCGCGCTCGCGAACACGCTGGGCATCGCGCGCTGGGCGCTGGTCGTCGGCGGCTCGATGGGCGGGATGCGGGCCGTGGAGTGGGCGGTGTCGTACCCGGAGCGGACCGGTGCGCTGCTGCTGCTCGCCACCACGGCGGCGGCGAGCGCGGAACAGATCGCCTGGGCCGGCATCCAGCTGCACGCCGTCCGCGCCGACCCGCACTGGCAGGGCGGCGACTACCACGGCACGGGCCACGGCCCGCACGCCGGCCTGGGCCTGGCCCGCCGCCTCGCCCAGGTCACCTACCGCAGCGAACCGGAACTGACGGCCCGCTTCGGCCGAGCCCCGCAGGACACCGAGGACCCCTGGCAGGGCGGCCGCTACCAGGTCGAGTCCTACCTGGACCATCACGCGGCGAAGCTGGTGCGCCGATTCGACGCGGGCAGCTACGTCGTCCTCAGCGAGGCGATGAACGCCCACGACGTCGGCCGGGGCCGAGGCGGACTCCGCACCGCCCTGGCTCGCGTGACGGCTCCCACCCTGGTGGCCGGCATCGACTCCGACCGCCTCTATCCGCTCGCCCAGCAGCGGGAGCTGGCCGCGCTGATCCCGGGCGCGGACGCAGTACGCGTGATCGAGTCGCCGTACGGGCACGACGGGTTCCTGATCGAGACGGGGCAAGTGGGTGTGCTGGTGCGGGAGTTGCTCGGCTGACGCAGGCGCCGGGGTCAGGGTGTGGCACGGTGGTCCCGACGCCGTCACCCAGACCTCCCGGAGCCGCCCGTGTCCGCCTTCGATCTGCTCCCCGGCGCCCCCGACTCACCGGTACTGTTGCACGTGCCCCACTCGGCGCGGGCGATTCCCGAGGACGTGCGCCGCGGAATCGTGCTGGACGACACCGCTCTGGAGCGGGAGCTGGACCACATCACGGACGCGCACACCGCCGAACTGGCCGAGCGAGCGGCCGAGTTGGCGGGCCTCACCCCCTGGCGGCTCGTGAACCGGCTGTCCCGGCTGGTCGTGGACCCGGAGCGGTTCCCGGACGAGCGGGAGGAGATGGCGGCCGTCGGAA encodes:
- a CDS encoding bifunctional o-acetylhomoserine/o-acetylserine sulfhydrylase, which produces MSTQPDTSAWSFETKQIHAGAAPDPATGARATPVYQTTSFVFRDTRHAADLFSLAEPGNIYTRIHNPTTDVFEQRIAALEGGVGAVALASGQAAETLAILTLAGAGDHIVSSTSLYGGTYNLFRHTLPKFGIEVSFVDDPDDPDAWRAAIRPTTKALFAESLGNPRGNVLDIRAVADVAHAAGVPLIVDNTVPTPYLLRPIEHGADIVVHSATKFLGGHGTAIAGVVVDGGTFDFGAHADRFPDFSEPDPSYHGLRYWPALGPGAFAVKLRVQLLRDLGPALSPHSAFLLLQGVETLSLRLERHTANAQALAEWLEQRDEVSVVHYPGLESSTWYDAGQKYLPRGAGAVISFELRGGVEAGKRFVDAVELFSHLANIGDVRSLIIHPASTTHSQLTEEQLAATGTAPGLVRLSVGIENLADLKADLEAGFRAAKGTS
- the metX gene encoding homoserine O-acetyltransferase MetX; translated protein: MTESGAPVTGAWREGDPPGHRQWWTAEKPLPLEAGGELPGVRLAFETWGRIAPDASNAVLVLHALTGDSHASGPAGPGHPSPGWWAGLVGPGLALDTDRWFVVAPNVLGGCQGSTGPASPRPDGRRAWGGAFPFLTQRDQVAAEAALANTLGIARWALVVGGSMGGMRAVEWAVSYPERTGALLLLATTAAASAEQIAWAGIQLHAVRADPHWQGGDYHGTGHGPHAGLGLARRLAQVTYRSEPELTARFGRAPQDTEDPWQGGRYQVESYLDHHAAKLVRRFDAGSYVVLSEAMNAHDVGRGRGGLRTALARVTAPTLVAGIDSDRLYPLAQQRELAALIPGADAVRVIESPYGHDGFLIETGQVGVLVRELLG
- a CDS encoding NADP-dependent isocitrate dehydrogenase codes for the protein MTDSTIIYTYTDEAPALATHSFLPVIQAYASQAGVPVTTRDISLAGRIIAHFPEYLNEDQRIPDALAELGDLAKTPEANIVKLPNISASIPQLRAAVAELQGKGYALPDYPDDPKTDEEREIRARYDKVKGSAVNPVLREGNSDRRAPASVKNYAKTHPHRMGAWSSDSKTEVATMGVDDFRSTEKSVVISEAGALRIELKGDDGSTTVLRESVPVLEGEVVDASVLRVAALREFLTAQVARAKQEGVLFSVHLKATMMKVSDPIIFGHVVRSFFPKTFAKYGETFAAAGLTPNDGLGGILKGIEALPEGAEIKASFDAELAEGPALAMVDSDKGITNLHVPSDVIVDASMPAMIRTSGHMWGPDGQEADTLAVLPDSSYAGVYQAVIEDCRAHGAYDPSTMGSVPNVGLMAQKAEEYGSHDKTFEIPVTGTVRLVDQAGNAVLEQTVSAGDIFRACQTKDAPIRDWVKLAVTRARATGDPAVFWLDEDRAHDAQLIAKVKQYLPEHDTEGLDIRILPPVEATKLSVERIRRGENTISVTGNVLRDYLTDLFPILELGTSAKMLSVVPLMAGGGLFETGAGGSAPKHVQQLVKENYLRWDSLGEFFALVPSFEQYAEATGNARAKVLADTLDRATATFLNEDKSPTRRVGGIDNRGSHFYLSLYWAQELARQTDDADLAKAFAPLAESLAVDEQKIVDELIAVQGKPADIGGYYQVDKAKADAVMRPSATWNAALASLS